In Pleurocapsa sp. PCC 7319, the following are encoded in one genomic region:
- a CDS encoding biopolymer transporter ExbD produces MRLPEEPDLPPRINILPMIDVIFAILVFFLVSSLYLTRSEGLSVNLPRAKTAQLQKSQPITVSLDSQGKLTINSQPAQLEELKAQIEEMLKNESSTTVIVNADKTVEHGQVVDVIDQLRQIPQVQLAIAAKKKQ; encoded by the coding sequence ATGCGCTTACCTGAAGAACCAGATTTACCCCCCAGAATCAATATTTTGCCAATGATCGATGTGATCTTCGCGATCTTGGTATTTTTCTTGGTCTCCAGCCTATATCTAACTCGCTCTGAAGGTTTATCTGTCAATCTTCCCCGTGCTAAAACTGCCCAACTGCAAAAGTCGCAACCAATAACAGTTAGCTTAGATAGTCAAGGGAAGTTAACTATCAATAGTCAACCCGCACAACTTGAGGAGTTAAAAGCACAAATAGAAGAAATGCTCAAAAACGAATCATCAACAACTGTGATCGTCAATGCCGATAAAACTGTAGAACATGGTCAAGTAGTTGATGTAATTGACCAATTACGCCAAATTCCCCAAGTACAACTGGCGATCGCAGCTAAGAAAAAACAATGA
- a CDS encoding succinylglutamate desuccinylase/aspartoacylase family protein: MTDNTLEIAKEIISPGQLRRFEIPVSRLATQTLVSLPVTVVNGIEPGPKLWLSAAIHGDEINGVEIIAQILARINPQKLRGTVIAVSIVNVFGFIEQSRYLPDRRDLNRSFPGSKGGSLASRLANLFMQEIVAHSTHGIDLHTAAVHRINLPQIRTNLEDEITYNFAKAFGAPIMFHASTRDGSLRHAATKKGIPVLLYEAGEALRFDPLAIKVGVEGILRAMNYLEMYQDELISQVPASLETRKSKWIRASCGGIFHLEVNLGEQVYQKQELGFITNAFGEDRVIVRASVNGMVISHIQNPLVNRGDAIVHLAVI, encoded by the coding sequence GTGACAGATAATACCCTCGAAATTGCCAAGGAAATAATTTCACCAGGGCAATTACGCCGTTTTGAAATTCCTGTCAGTCGTTTGGCTACCCAGACTTTAGTATCTCTTCCTGTTACCGTAGTTAATGGTATTGAACCAGGACCCAAATTGTGGTTAAGTGCAGCTATTCATGGTGATGAAATAAATGGCGTAGAAATCATTGCACAGATACTTGCCAGAATAAACCCACAAAAGTTAAGGGGAACAGTTATTGCTGTTTCGATCGTTAATGTATTTGGCTTTATTGAACAATCGCGTTATCTTCCTGACAGGAGGGATTTAAACCGTTCTTTTCCTGGTTCCAAAGGGGGGTCCCTCGCTTCTCGATTAGCTAATTTATTTATGCAAGAAATTGTTGCTCACAGCACTCACGGTATCGATCTTCATACGGCTGCAGTTCACCGCATTAATTTGCCTCAGATTCGTACCAACCTAGAAGATGAAATAACCTACAATTTTGCTAAGGCATTTGGCGCACCTATAATGTTCCACGCCAGTACTAGAGACGGTTCTCTACGTCATGCTGCTACGAAGAAAGGTATTCCGGTCTTACTCTACGAAGCAGGAGAAGCCCTACGTTTTGATCCTTTGGCGATTAAAGTTGGTGTGGAAGGTATTTTACGAGCTATGAATTACTTAGAGATGTATCAAGATGAGCTGATATCTCAAGTTCCTGCTTCTCTGGAAACACGTAAAAGTAAATGGATTAGAGCATCATGTGGTGGAATTTTTCATCTTGAAGTCAATTTAGGAGAACAAGTTTACCAAAAACAAGAATTGGGCTTTATCACCAATGCTTTTGGCGAAGATCGGGTTATAGTCCGCGCTTCCGTTAATGGCATGGTCATTAGTCATATTCAAAATCCTCTAGTCAATCGAGGAGATGCGATTGTACATCTTGCAGTTATCTAA